Within the Penaeus chinensis breed Huanghai No. 1 chromosome 43, ASM1920278v2, whole genome shotgun sequence genome, the region cttttatatgtattttgtgatgtattatttttggcattatttttatttacatcactagtattttaaaatttcatttgttgattttatttacttattattattattatcatcagtagaagtagtaatagtagtaacagtagtagtagtagtgatagtagtagtagtagtagtagtagtagtagtggtagtaatagtagtagtagtagtaatagtagtagtagtggttgtagttgttgttgtatatttatctgcttacttaattattttatcttatttatctattcattcatattttcttcaGGATCCGTGGCTTCAGATGTGGTGTTCAATTTGGAAGACTGTGATGCAGTGCCATGCCTCCTGCAGCGTGGAAGGTCATACGCTGTTAACTTCATATTTACTGCAAGTAAGTAGGAggattttcctctccctctctgtctgtcggtctgtcggtcggtgtgtctgtctatctttctctgtctctgtttgtctccctttctctctctctctccctctctctctctctctctctctctctctctctctctctctctctctctctctctctctctctctctctctctctctctctctctctttctctctttctctctttcattctctctctctccctctctctctttttttctctctctcttattatcattgttattattattattattattattattattattgttattattattgttattgttgttgttgttgttgttgttattattattattattattattattattattattattattattattattattattattattattattattattattattattattgtcattatctttttcattatccttattattattattattattattattattattattaacattattattaccatcctccctccctccgtaggCCAGGCCTCGACCAGTCTGAAGATCGGGGCCTCTGCAAGCATCGGGGGCATCAACGTACCCTGGCCGGGCGTGGATACTGACGGGTGTGCGTGGCTGGAGGGCACGGCGACCCCCTGCCCTTACGCAGCCGGGGCACGCGTCGACTGGACTATGCAGGCGGAGGTTCTCAGCGCATACCCCGCGGTCAGGAAAAGCTTTTTGGTTTTGCGAATGTttgtttgcgtgggtgtgtgggtgtggggagggggggttgtgtgtgtgtgtgggggggggtgtttgtgtgtgtggatgggtgtgggggggggggttgtgtgtgtgtgtgtgtgtgtctgtgtgtgagtgtgtgtgtgtgtgagtgtgggtgggtgggtgggtgtggtgtgtgtggtgtgtgtttgtgtgtttttctttctttctttctctttctttctctctttctctcttctttctctctctctctctctctctctctctctctatttctttctctatttctctcttctctcttctctctctctcttactctctctctctctctctctctctctctctctctctctctctctctctctctctctctctctctctctctctctctctctatttctctcttctctcttctctctctctctctctctctctctctctctctctctctctctctctctctctctctctctctctctctctctctctctctctctattaataagtataacaataataatgacgacattaaaagtaatactactactactgctattattcctactgcaactactaatgttaatattgctaataataattataataataataccaataaaacgatgatgataatgacaaaaattattacctttaataatgacaataatgataaacaaagatgAACATTTTAAAGATATCTCTCTCCGTAGATCTCTTCTGTGGCCACCTTCAAGCTAATTGACGAGCAGGGCGTGTTCCAAACATGTGCTGCTGTGCCCTTCACTATTGTATGATTTAGTAatgtttgtacatttatacatacagtgaGATAATTGGTCATGCGTGGGAAgacgttctgtgtgtgtgtatgaatgtatataaagtcGATTTTCTTTACACTGTTGGTTggagttttattttccttttcatggtatattaaagatttgtttttttaatctctttctgtttctcgtaATCTCttctctgatttttatttttttttagtgtcacagtctcgctttttctcttccttttgtctcttcttctaaataactgtttctttctcattctcattttttatctctctcgctctgttcttttctgtctgtctgtctgtctgtctctctctctttctctctctctctcactctctctctctttctctttctctctctctctctctttctctctctgcccttctctgcctttctgtctctctctgtctctctctctctctttctctctctctctctctctctctctctctctctctctctctctctctctctctctctctctctctctctctctctctcttctctctctctctctctctttctctctctgtccttctctgcctctctctctctctctatctatctctctctctctctctctctctctctctctctctctctctctctctctctctctctctctctctctctctctctctctctctctctctctctctctctctctctctctctctctctctctctctctctctctctctctctctctctctctctctatccttctctgagagagagagagagagagaaccaagaaaTAAGCAAATGAACGAAATAGGATGGAAAGAGAACCAAGCAGAGGATacgttttatctattttatttttcatctatcttttgttttattttatctctctattttatcaTTTACCTATCATTTCTAATCTGCTGTTCGTCCTCTTAATCTATCATGTTCTCCCTCCCTGTGTTTCTTCTtgcagatagatataaatcaagATAGGGTGAGTTTGTTAATGGAGAACGTGGCAAGAGAGGACAGATGTAAGATAAGGAATAAAATCTCACGGAGGGATtagataaaacacaaacagaaaaacaggacATTTTATTACACTttcataagtgtgtgtttgtgtgtgtgtgtgtgtgtgtgtgtgtgtgtgtgtgtgtgtgtgtgtgtgtgtgtgtgtgtgtgtgtgtgtgtgtgtgggtgtgggtgtgggtgtgtctgtatatatatatatatatatatatatatatatatatatatatatatatatatatatgtatatatatatatatataggtgtgtgtgtgtgtgtgtgtgtgtgtgtaggtgggtgtgagtgtgtgtgtgtgtgtgtgtgtgtgtgtgtgtgtgtgagtgtgtgtgtgtgtgtgtgtgtgtgtgtgtgtgtgtgtgtgtgtatgtgtgtgtgtgtgtgtgtgtgtgtatatatgtatgtgtatatatatatatatatatatatatattcacacatatatatgtgtgtgtgtgtgtgtgtgtgtgtgtgtgtgtattcatatatatatatatatatatatatatatatatatatattcatatatatatatatatatatatatattcatatatatatacatatatatatatatgtgtgtgtgtgtgtgtgtgtgtgtgtgtgtgtgtgtgtgtgtgtgtgtgtgtgtgtgtgtgtgtgtgtgtgtatgtgtgtgtgtgtgtgtgtgtttatgtatcataAAGCTCCACCAAAAATACACTCACACCTCATTTCCATTTCTGAACATACATACTATCTGAACTCACAAATCTCTCTAACCCACTGAGATAACACCAACAGCGCCATATCAAAGAGACACAAAAATAATCCACACCTTCGACAGACCTACACAGTCTAGAGGCTTATATAAGCTGTACAGGAACCACGACACATGCTTGAGGATCTCCGTGGCTGTCGAGTAGTTTAAACGTTGCCACAGTTGCAATCTGCAAGCACGGGATTTGAGGGTGAAGCTCGAGTAGATTTCGTTATTTTATGATTTGATATTTCAtggtttgtaaaaaaaatataaataataataataataaataaaataatgataataataaaaaagtttttaagagagaataaaaacatcttcgattaaaagtaaaaatcaattcttcgacagatatacatgtattgcgTCAGTTATGTATTTTGATTGTGTCGATGAATGCAACGGtgtttgtggtgatgatgatgatgatgatgatgatgatgatgatgatgatggtgatgatgatgatgatgatgatggtgaggatgaggatgatgatggtgatggtgatgatgatgatgatgatgatgatggtgatgatgatgatgatgagtataaggatgaggatgaggatgatgatgatgaggatgagaatgaggatgaggatgatgatgacgatggtgatgatgatgaggatgatgatgatgatgaggatgatgatgatgatggtgatgatgatggtgatgatgattgatgatgatgatgatggtgatgatgatgatgatatgatgttgggggggggggggggacgtcgcAGCCCTCCACGCGGAGATCGACGTCGGTGCCCAAGGAGCCTggcgaaggaggacgagaaggaggaggtcaGGCTAGCGAAGGAGAAGCGAAATCCTCTCGAGAGTGATTCGTTCGTGggtcatatttttatctttttttttttgttttttgttttttgttttttgttttttgttttttgttttttgttttttgttttttgttttttgttttttgttttttgttttttgttttttgttttttgttttttgttttttgttttttgttttttgttttttgttttttgttttttgttttttgttttttgttttttgttttttgttttttgttttttgttttttgttttttgttttttgttttttgttttttgttttttgttttttgttttttgttttttgttttttgttttttgttttttgttttttgttttttgttttttgttttttgttttttgttttttgttttttgttttttgttttttgttttttgttttttgttttagtttttatttttgttttattacgtgatttgtttcagtttttttatatttagaggagggaagggaatgggtaaTTCTGCTTGAATAAAAAGTTCAAGATACGGAAATAAATCAGTATTCATCACCTACAGATTCTAGGTTGAGAAAACAGGCAAGGTGCTGGAGTTTGGGAAATGTAGAAatctattattattctaaatgcagatattttctctctctcctcctctcctcaccgccGGAAAGTCCTTCAGCACGTAGACGTCCATATGCCAGATCACACTGTCCCCTTCGCCGATCGGGCAGGGCGTCTCCGTGCCCTGCAGTTGCTTGCAGCCGTCCGTGTCCAGGCCTGGCCAGGGCACGGGGATGCCGGCGATGGAGGCGTACGCGTCGATTTGCAGCTCGGCGGAGGAcctgcctggaggaggaggaggagaaaggcgtTGGGAACAATGAGGGAGGGACGAAATGGGAGCGAgggtgggtgagaaagagagtatacagaggtatatatgtacatatttccatataagtattatatagggataaatatagataaataaatagagaaggtGATTACACAGAtaggtcaatagatagatagctacatcaAAAGACAGCAACACCAAATCATAACGCACTGGCCGTGAAAAGGATCTCGAAAGGGTAGGTCTCCCCCCTCTTCAAGACGCAGGGGGGGACGTCGCAGCCCTCCACGCGGAGATCGACGTCGGTGCCCAAGGAGCCTggcgaaggaggacgagaaggaggaggtcaGGCTAGCGAAGGAGAAGCGAAATCCTCTCGAGAGTGATTCGTTCGTGggtcatatttttatctttttttttttgttttaattctgtatgcgttattttgttttttgttttagtttttattttgttttattacttgatttgtttcagtttttttatatatagaggagggaagggaatgggtagATTCTGCATGAATAAAAAGTTCAAGATACGGAAATAAATCAGTATTCATCACCTACAGATTCTAGGTTGAGAAAACAGGGCAAGGTGCTGGAGTTTGGGAAATGTAGAAatctattattattctaaatgcagatatgtttcctctctctctctctctctctctctctctctctctctctctctctctctctctctctctctctctctctctctctctttccctctctttccctctctctccctctctctctctctctctctctctctctctctctctctctctctctctctctctctctctctctctctctctctctctcctctctctctcctctctctctctctctctctctctctctctctctctctctctctctctctctctctctctctctctctctctctctctctctctctgttggtgtgtgtgtgtgtgtgtgtgtgtgtgtgtgtgtgtgtgtgtgtgtgtgtgtgtgtgtgtgtgtgtgtgtgtgtgtgacagagaaacagaaataaagagacagatatacacacaaacacaacatttgtgcttcatcaaaaataataatcttaaaaaaaaaaaactttaatcacTACATCTAAATAAGattttttggagaaaaaaaaaatacatacatcgcTAGGCTCACCGCAGTCTTGGAAGATGGTGGCAGATACAACAGACACTAGACACAGAGCGAAGACTAAGGTAGCCATGTTCTGTCTCGAAATTCCAGCGCAGTCAGAGGAGAGGCGGGGCTCCAATGAGCGATGCAGGGGCGCTGGAGACGAGGAGATGAGGTCTGACGGAGGATGGTAGAGACTAAAACAAGAGGTGGGGAGCGATGTAGGGGCGAAGGAGACGAAATGAGGCCTGACGAAAGAAGGTAGAGAGTACAAAATGAAGCTGGGAGTGATGAAGAGGCACGGGAGATGACGATATGAGGCTAAATCAAGAGGCGGGGAGCAATGAAGGGGCGCACGAGCCGAGATGTCTGACGAAAGAGGGTTGAGAGTATAAACTTAGGCGGAGGGCGGTGAAGGGGcaaaggagacgggaaggagtaGAGAGTAAAAGATGATGCGGGGAGCGACGAAGGGGGACAGGAGACGAGGAGATGGTCTGACTAAATCAAGAGGCGGAGGATGATGAAGGGGCGTAGGAGACGAGGAGATGAGGTCAGGCGAAGGATATTAGAGACTAAAACAAGAGGCGGGGAGCGATGAAGGGGCGCAGGAAGCAAGATATGACGAAGGAAAACACCAAACCCGAgaaagtatgtatttatgatgaACAATAAATATCTACAAAGTCACAAACAAAACTTCTGAACTTCACTCACTCTGTTCAAAACATCATTTAAACGGAAGATTTAAAATGTAGTGTCTCTAAAGTCTCGAGGTTGTCTTAGAAATTAAACTTGTTATTCAATATGTAAATGAAGCAGGAAGGGATTTGATATCAAGAATGCataattgaaagaaaagaaaattagatcgAATTGATGAATGTAACGATTAGgaaaattattgaaaattatataacTATTAAATTATTGATAATATGTAATGGTATTAAATGACTGGATAAAGAAATGTAACAAAGATGGATCATCAgaattaaatgataaaaatgtatattaaatatgcatttgcaaaacagaaaaataacaaaatctgtGAATAATAGTACTGACAGATGTAATAATCAAGTAAAATTATTTGTATGAgtatctttttctactttttcgaagcttgatttatattgtttcagtAATTGCATAGTTTGTTAGTTCTCTTATAAGTActctaataaagaaaataataatgaagatatacatatatatatatatatatgtgtgtgtgtgtctgtgtgtgtgtgtgtgtgagtgtgtgcgtgtgtttgtgtgtgtacatatacatatacaaaacatggAAGTTTCTAAAATGTAGCTTGCAAATGTAACTTGTAATATGTAACTTTGTAAAATGTTACTCGAAGCAAGGGCAATAAACTTGCCTTCAAGACTTACCTATAAACGTCAAAGTCGCTCTTCGATCTTATACTGAAACCTTTAAACTAGTTTCAGAAATGGTCCAGAAACAAGAAACATGCTATTCAGAAACCTAAAACCTAAAATTATCTTGAAACTCACCCCAAAGACATGAAACTTTTACTTAATATTTCCGCATAAATTTGAAACGTGTTCGCGTAACTTCTCGAACGACTAAAACACATCCAGACACTTGAATTTCGTCCCTTGAAACTTTGACACGCGAAACTTTTCTTTGAAACTTATTCAGAAATGTGCAATTTATTGTTGATTATCTTAAAGAAAAAGACATACATTCTTAGAAATTGTTTTTAGATGTTCGTTTTTTTCTAATTCCGAAAAAAAGAACGCGGAGACGTGGAATATGTTCTCgaaccttttttttaaatttattcagAAATAATCTTTAATGAAATGAATATATGGGATCGTAAATCAGCTGCCAGTATAAACCtgatatacaaaacaaaacaaatcttaataagaaaaaacatgtgCAATTACTGGCTTACAAAACCTCACAATAAATACCAAGTATTTGAAGACCCATTCTTTGGGGAAGAATGTTGTCCTCGAGCATATGTATCCCACACTTCCGTTTAGTTCTGCTACATTTGCAATATCTGTTATATTTACCTCTGTTGCATTTGCAATACTTATCATATTTGTTACATTTACCTCTGTTGCATTTGCAATACTTATCATATTTGTTACATTTACCTCTGTTACATTTGCAATACTTATCATATTTGTTACATTTACCTCTGTTGCATTTGCAATACTTATCATATTTGTTACATTTACCTCTGTTGCATTTGCAATACTTATCATATTTGTTACATTTACCTCTGTTACATTTACAAtacttatcatatttgttatatttacctCTGTTACCTTTACAAAGGCAGGCCATACAGTCCCTCACAATATCTTTATGTATAGATCTGTTATTATGAAATAAATCATCACACTATAACCGAACTCACTTACCACAACCtcacagagacaaagagtgaaCTGCTTCTGCAATGCACGCTGGGATTATAAAGCTCTGTGTGTTATCTCTCCtgacgaaggagaggaaaaaaaaaggtcttataAACAGTGAAGGCAACAGGTGACACGTTGGCGATTCCAGTATTTTTTGTGGATATTTTGGGACGGACAATGATTCCTTTGTATAATGGTAAGGGTTCGCTTGTACCAGGAAGTTACGTCAGGCTTGTTACGTGTGTTCAGGGCAATTGGTACGCAAGGAGTAACTGGGTACGGACTGTATTCTTGCTCACTGATTTGACTCTtgctattaataccattgttttag harbors:
- the LOC125024537 gene encoding mite group 2 allergen Gly d 2.02-like isoform X2, with protein sequence MATLVFALCLVSVVSATIFQDCGSLGTDVDLRVEGCDVPPCVLKRGETYPFEILFTASRSSAELQIDAYASIAGIPVPWPGLDTDGCKQLQGTETPCPIGEGDSVIWHMDVYVLKDFPAIATVATFKLLDSHGDPQACVVVPVQLI
- the LOC125024609 gene encoding NPC intracellular cholesterol transporter 2-like; translation: MRVFLAVLCIASAASATFFQDCGSVASDVVFNLEDCDAVPCLLQRGRSYAVNFIFTASQASTSLKIGASASIGGINVPWPGVDTDGCAWLEGTATPCPYAAGARVDWTMQAEVLSAYPAISSVATFKLIDEQGVFQTCAAVPFTIV
- the LOC125024537 gene encoding mite group 2 allergen Gly d 2.02-like isoform X1, encoding MACLCKGNRDLISSSPAPLHRSLEPRLSSDCAGISRQNMATLVFALCLVSVVSATIFQDCGSLGTDVDLRVEGCDVPPCVLKRGETYPFEILFTASRSSAELQIDAYASIAGIPVPWPGLDTDGCKQLQGTETPCPIGEGDSVIWHMDVYVLKDFPAIATVATFKLLDSHGDPQACVVVPVQLI